Proteins from a single region of bacterium:
- a CDS encoding GTP-binding protein: protein MAKQRFERTKPHVNIGTIGHVDHGKTTLTAAITAALATKGFAKYTP from the coding sequence ATGGCAAAGCAGCGGTTTGAGAGGACGAAGCCGCACGTGAACATTGGAACGATAGGTCACGTGGATCATGGCAAGACGACGTTGACCGCCGCGATCACTGCGGCTTTGGCGACGAAGGGTTTTGCGAAGTATACGCCT